Proteins encoded by one window of Anguilla rostrata isolate EN2019 chromosome 9, ASM1855537v3, whole genome shotgun sequence:
- the waif2 gene encoding wnt-activated inhibitory factor 2, producing MERGKSWVDYYGNKAVRIPKQRYFCWTTVMCALCLLTKADGCPAHCTCRESTGIVTCQSLRERTVPTDLPQWATTLVMRGYNITTLLMDTFSPNGTELELVNLSLSGNNIQIIEAYAFLGLVRLESLDLSHNRLVYIAAEAFGGLHKLHYLCLNDSSLGFAVVQVSDALETVRLRNLKTLELSGNQLTTAPIANLDALNLEVLVLTNNSIQTVGKEDVSSLYKHDNMRVYLASNPFKCDCELEGFYIWLTNSSQCPDASMLQCSDPHRKKGIPLEKLRRGDLDCTNTSLETESYVFLSIVLALIGVVFLMVLYLNRKGIKRWLNNIREACRDQMEVYHYRYEQDSDPRLANVAV from the coding sequence ATGGAAAGGGGAAAGTCCTGGGTTGATTACTATGGTAACAAGGCGGTTCGTATTCCCAAGCAACGGTATTTCTGCTGGACGACAGTGATGTGCGCCCTGTGCTTGTTGACCAAGGCTGATGGCTGCCCAGCGCACTGCACGTGCAGGGAAAGCACCGGGATCGTAACGTGCCAAAGCCTTCGGGAGAGAACGGTACCTACCGATTTACCCCAGTGGGCAACCACATTGGTCATGAGGGGCTACAATATCACAACTTTACTTATGGACACATTTTCGCCCAACGGCACGGAGCTGGAGCTTGTGAATCTTTCCTTGTCGGGAAACAACATCCAGATCATTGAAGCGTACGCTTTCTTGGGACTCGTGCGACTCGAATCGCTGGACTTAAGTCACAACCGATTGGTCTACATCGCCGCCGAAGCTTTCGGCGGTTTGCACAAACTGCATTACCTTTGCCTGAACGACTCTTCTTTGGGTTTCGCAGTCGTGCAGGTGTCAGACGCACTGGAAACAGTGAGATTGCGTAATCTCAAAACACTCGAACTGTCCGGAAATCAATTAACAACTGCGCCCATCGCAAACCTGGACGCTCTGAATTTGGAAGTGCTGGTACTGACCAATAACTCAATCCAAACCGTAGGGAAAGAAGATGTCTCGAGCTTGTACAAGCACGACAACATGCGCGTGTACCTGGCGTCAAACCCTTTCAAGTGCGACTGCGAACTGGAGGGTTTCTACATTTGGCTGACGAACAGTTCGCAGTGCCCCGACGCGAGCATGTTACAGTGTTCCGACCCGCACAGAAAAAAGGGAATACCTCTTGAAAAACTCAGGAGGGGGGATTTGGATTGTACAAACACGTCCCTGGAGACAGAATCGTATGTGTTCCTCAGCATTGTCTTAGCACTGATTGGAGTGGTGTTCCTTATGGTTTTATATCTCAATAGGAAAGGCATCAAACGCTGGCTGAACAACATAAGGGAGGCGTGTCGCGATCAAATGGAGGTGTACCATTACCGATACGAGCAGGACTCTGACCCTAGACTGGCGAACGTTGCCGTCTAG